A section of the Humulus lupulus chromosome 2, drHumLupu1.1, whole genome shotgun sequence genome encodes:
- the LOC133814777 gene encoding uncharacterized protein LOC133814777 produces MDTKKVFERRKFTLKKKANELTDLCNSEVCLVCCDPNGNVEVWPEDPAKAHSIITKYYSRLESCNDKKRKASEVNLSHVLEKKMKKLEEQVTDQSENTADSVNGVSLSLIWDEKLTILSENSLLGLAQILEVKIQALDEMLDIVKGKEQLLLQTQLQNDQFQVEEEHYHTLPPLPPQKCVPLLSEDPYNAMELLSTENQLLVSDNQSQFDGQSQEFYYDQEYHNLKPFDQFYGINNSLKDSYMAKNQSQFNCQIQEFHDQEYHASPPFEQLYGINDDSGHSSLDEYIGCFDGQTQELYDQEHHVLQHPSDQFYRISNDSEYSSIVYSDNAHQQFINNNEGRIDPAMLHSLAATGYYTLDDRFHSHMFIEPTEALEINFPQSVDDFEDITFLY; encoded by the exons ATGGACACTAAAAAAGTTTTCGAGAGGAGAAAATTTACATTGAAGAAGAAAGCCAATGAGCTTACTGATTTGTGCAACTCAGAGGTTTGCTTGGTATGTTGTGATCCCAATGGTAACGTGGAAGTGTGGCCAGAGGATCCAGCAAAGGCTCATTCCATTATCACAAAGTACTATTCTAGACTGGAGTCTTGCAATGATAAGAAGAGAAAGGCTAGTGAAGTcaatctatctcatgtgttggagaagaagatgaagaaactTGAAGAGCAAGTAACTGATCAATCCGAAAATACCGCCGATAGCGTCAATGGGGTTTCATTGTCCTTGATTTGGGATGAAAAACTGACCATTTTATCCGAAAATTCTTTGTTGGGTTTGGCACAGATCTTGGAGGTTAAGATTCAGGCATTGGATGAGATGCTTGACATAGTCAAGGGGAAAGAGCAACTGCTTTTGCAAACCCAACTCCAGAATGATCAGTTTCAAGTTGAAGAAGAGCATTATCATACTCTTCCACCACTGCCGCCTCAGAAATGTGTACCACTCTTGTCTGAAGATCCTTATAATGCCATGGAGTTGTTAAGTACTGAAAACCAGTTACTAGTTTCTGACAACCAAAGTCAGTTTGATGGTCAGAGTCAAGAGTTTTATTATGATCAAGAATATCATAATCTAAAACCTTTTGACCAGTTTTATGGAATCAACAATAGCTTGAAAGATTCTTATATGGCTAAAAACCAAAGTCAGTTTAATTGTCAAATTCAAGAGTTCCATGATCAAGAATATCATGCTTCACCTCCCTTTGAACAACTTTATGGAATCAATGATGACTCGGGACATTCTTCCTTGGATGAATACATAGGTTGTTTTGATGGTCAAACTCAAGAGCTTTATGATCAAGAACATCATGTTTTACAACATCCTTCTGATCAATTTTATAGAATCAGTAATGACTCAGAATATTCTTCTATCGTTTATTCAGATAATGCACATCAACAG TTTATTAATAATAATGAGGGAAGAATTGACCCAGCAATGTTGCATTCCCTTGCTGCTACTGGATATTATACACTAGATGATCGGTTTCATAGTCATATGTTCATAGAACCTACAGAAGCTTTGGAAATCAACTTTCCCCAATCTGTCGATGACTTTGAAGATATCAcatttttgtattaa
- the LOC133818556 gene encoding isoamylase 2, chloroplastic-like, translated as MASLSPSAAICYGCVNCGTPKSSKLQHANRTLCRDTVMNTLVKMNAEKMLLYGQSTPNFRNASLRNTNLEVNATSRMSIPVKQRFSAKNEVEELDKVSSYLFRAEVGAMVKVFVKKKGVNCAVQIEVSSLQLSNSDDSLILYWGIYRGDSSNFMPIEFNTSAPDNRTIETPFSKTSFGRFVIEMEFEAENTPCYLSFLLRSPIGNDSSDLEIRSHRKTNFCVPLGFDSGYPTPLGLSFLHDGSMNFSIFSRNAESVVLCFYDHTKADNPSLELDLDPYVNRSGDVWHASFNSVQNFVSYGYRLKGKNLEGRKDILESSRVILDPYAKIIRSSTSDDHGTGPKYLGQLSKEPGFDWTDDIHPNLPLEKLMVYRLNVKRFTDHKSSQLLHDIAGTFSGLTKKLGHFKDLGVNAVLLEPVFPFDKQRGPYFPCHFFSPMNIYGPSGGTISAINSMKEMVKKLHADGIEVLLEVVFTHTTENGALQGIDDSSYYLNGVEDREPLTALNCNFPIVQQIILDSLRHWVTEFHIDGFCFINASSLVQGSRGEHLSRPPLVDAIAFDPLLSKTKIIADCWEPHDMVPRETAPFPHWKRWAEMNMKFCFDVRNFLRGEELLSSLATRLCGSGDIFSEGRGPAFSFNFITRNSGLHLVDLVSFSGDELAYELSWNCGEEGPTTNTLVLENRLKQIRNFLFVLYVSLGVPVLNMGDECGQSTGGSIACSDRKSFDWNALKTDFGCQVTQFISFLSSLRQRRSDLL; from the coding sequence ATGGCAAGTCTTTCCCCATCAGCTGCAATATGTTATGGTTGTGTGAACTGTGGAACTCCTAAATCATCTAAGCTGCAACATGCCAATCGTACATTATGTAGAGACACAGTTATGAACACCTTAGTGAAAATGAATGCGGAAAAAATGCTACTTTATGGGCAAAGCACACCAAATTTTAGAAATGCTTCCTTGAGGAATACTAATTTGGAAGTGAATGCTACATCACGGATGTCTATTCCAGTTAAGCAAAGATTTTCAGCAAAGAATGAAGTTGAAGAACTAGATAAGGTATCATCTTATCTCTTCAGGGCAGAAGTTGGTGCGATGGTGAAAGTTTTTGTCAAAAAGAAAGGTGTTAATTGTGCTGTGCAGATTGAAGTTTCGTCCTTACAATTGTCTAATAGTGATGATAGCCTGATTCTATATTGGGGCATATATAGAGGTGATTCATCAAATTTCATGCCTATAGAATTTAATACTTCGGCCCCTGATAACAGAACTATTGAAACTCCATTTTCCAAGACTTCTTTTGGCAGGTTTGTGATAGAGATGGAATTTGAGGCTGAAAATACCCCCTGCTATCTCTCTTTTCTTTTGAGATCTCCAATTGGTAATGATTCAAGTGACTTAGAAATAAGAAGTCATAGGAAGACAAATTTTTGTGTTCCCCTTGGTTTTGATTCAGGCTACCCAACTCCTTTGGGTCTCTCCTTTTTACACGACGGTTCCATGAATTTTTCCATTTTTTCCAGAAATGCAGAAAGTGTGGTTTTATGCTTCTATGATCACACCAAGGCTGATAATCCTTCTTTGGAGCTTGATCTAGACCCATATGTAAATCGATCAGGTGATGTTTGGCATGCTTCCTTCAATAGTGTTCAGAATTTTGTGAGCTATGGTTATCGATTGAAGGGGAAAAATCTAGAGGGAAGGAAAGATATATTGGAATCTTCACGTGTAATTTTGGATCCATATGCCAAGATCATTAGGAGTTCTACTTCTGATGATCATGGAACTGGGCCAAAGTATCTTGGACAGTTGTCCAAGGAACCTGGTTTTGACTGGACTGATGATATTCATCCTAACTTACCATTGGAGAAACTAATGGTGTATCGATTAAATGTGAAGCGATTTACTGATCACAAGTCTAGTCAGCTACTTCACGACATAGCAGGTACCTTCTCTGGTTTGACTAAAAAGTTGGGGCATTTTAAAGATCTGGGTGTTAATGCAGTTTTGTTAGAGCCTGTTTTCCCATTTGACAAGCAAAGGGGGCCATATTTTCCCTGTCATTTCTTTTCACCTATGAATATTTATGGACCTTCTGGTGGCACTATATCTGCTATAAATTCTATGAAGGAGATGGTTAAGAAATTGCATGCTGATGGGATTGAGGTCCTACTGGAAGTGGTTTTCACTCATACTACTGAAAATGGAGCACTTCAAGGAATTGATGATTCATCCTATTATTTGAATGGGGTTGAGGATCGGGAACCATTAACTGCTTTGAATTGTAATTTTCCCATTGTGCAACAAATTATATTGGATAGTCTTCGGCACTGGGTGACAGAGTTTCATATTGATGGTTTTTGTTTCATAAATGCATCTTCTCTGGTGCAAGGGTCTCGTGGAGAGCACTTATCCCGCCCTCCTTTGGTTGATGCAATTGCTTTTGATCCTCTACTCTCAAAGACAAAGATCATAGCAGACTGCTGGGAACCCCATGATATGGTGCCAAGAGAAACAGCACCTTTTCCTCATTGGAAGAGGTGGGCAGAAATGAATATGAAATTCTGTTTTGATGTTAGGAACTTTCTGCGAGGTGAGGAACTTCTTAGCAGCCTTGCTACACGACTTTGTGGGAGTGGGGATATTTTTTCAGAAGGGCGGGGTCCAGCattttctttcaattttattACCAGAAATTCTGGACTTCATCTTGTGGACCTTGTCAGCTTCAGTGGTGATGAGTTAGCTTACGAATTAAGTTGGAATTGTGGGGAAGAAGGTCCTACAACCAATACCCTTGTCCTTGAAAATCGGCTTAAACAAATCCGTAATTTCCTATTTGTCTTGTATGTTTCCTTAGGTGTTCCTGTTCTGAATATGGGAGATGAGTGTGGACAAAGCACTGGTGGTTCTATTGCCTGTAGTGATAGAAAATCATTTGATTGGAATGCATTGAAAACAGATTTTGGCTGTCAAGTTACACAGTTTATCTCATTTCTGAGCTCTTTGAGGCAACGGAGAAGTGACCTTCTTTAG